A genome region from Corynebacterium uberis includes the following:
- a CDS encoding FHA domain-containing protein FhaB/FipA, producing the protein MDSLALTGFRIGVLVLLWLFILVALRSMGRDTNAASGFGGGQRRARNGASDGAAHTRKAPARQITIVEGPLQGSYMDISTIGEVVMGRSPDCDFVLGDDFASGRHARLFRRGSDWFVEDLDSRNGTFVAGTRIDQPERVATGTSIRVGRTTVRLVP; encoded by the coding sequence ATGGACTCACTGGCCCTCACGGGTTTCCGCATCGGCGTATTAGTGCTGCTGTGGCTGTTCATCCTGGTTGCCCTGCGCTCGATGGGGCGCGATACCAACGCGGCGTCCGGGTTCGGTGGCGGGCAGCGGCGCGCCCGCAACGGGGCCAGCGACGGCGCCGCCCATACGCGTAAGGCACCTGCACGCCAGATCACCATCGTCGAGGGCCCGCTCCAGGGCTCGTACATGGATATTTCCACGATCGGGGAAGTGGTCATGGGCCGCAGCCCGGACTGTGATTTTGTGCTGGGCGATGACTTTGCGTCCGGCCGCCACGCCCGGCTGTTCCGGCGCGGTTCTGATTGGTTTGTTGAAGACTTGGACTCCCGCAACGGAACGTTCGTCGCGGGCACCCGGATTGATCAGCCTGAGCGCGTGGCGACGGGGACGTCGATACGCGTTGGGCGCACGACTGTGAGGCTGGTTCCGTGA
- a CDS encoding DUF3662 and FHA domain-containing protein, with protein MSLLGNLAKMDSALQRGLDNSFALVFGGRLVPAEIEELLKQEIEDNLEFPRGRPEAPNVFEVGVSGKDLENLSQTNAYLAQDFADQMTRFCRNHGWALPGPVVVRIAEESGLRTGQLRVSSYQDADPQLDSGFDAIAAYPPREANAPAASNATSGRDEGGEMNSYDPYQHDSARTEFFESPSRGQSNTGSLGRRPPAPVSPTVSLLLQDGSSRTYLVQEGSNIIGRSNDADFRLPDTGVSRQHAEVSWDGQDAVLTDLQSTNGTTVNDTPVDNWLLADGDVITIGHSHIEVRIVWPQGA; from the coding sequence ATGTCTCTACTGGGCAATCTGGCCAAGATGGATAGTGCGCTCCAGCGTGGCCTTGACAACAGCTTTGCCTTGGTTTTCGGTGGCCGCCTGGTCCCGGCGGAGATCGAGGAGCTGCTCAAGCAGGAGATCGAGGACAATCTGGAGTTTCCTCGTGGGCGCCCGGAGGCGCCCAATGTCTTTGAGGTGGGGGTTAGCGGTAAGGATTTGGAGAACTTGTCGCAGACCAACGCCTACCTGGCCCAGGATTTTGCTGACCAGATGACGCGGTTTTGTCGTAACCATGGGTGGGCGTTGCCCGGCCCGGTGGTGGTGCGCATTGCTGAGGAGTCTGGGCTGCGGACGGGCCAGTTGCGGGTGTCGTCGTATCAGGACGCGGACCCGCAGTTAGATAGCGGTTTTGATGCCATCGCGGCGTATCCGCCGCGGGAGGCGAATGCACCGGCAGCTAGCAACGCCACGTCCGGCCGTGATGAAGGTGGAGAGATGAATTCCTACGACCCCTATCAGCATGACTCTGCTCGCACGGAGTTTTTTGAGTCCCCGTCGCGGGGGCAGTCCAATACTGGTTCGCTAGGCCGGCGCCCTCCGGCGCCGGTGTCTCCGACGGTCAGCCTTTTGCTCCAGGATGGCTCGTCGCGCACGTACCTCGTTCAGGAGGGCTCCAACATCATCGGCAGGTCTAATGACGCCGATTTCCGGCTCCCGGATACTGGGGTGTCTCGTCAGCATGCTGAGGTGTCCTGGGATGGCCAAGACGCGGTGCTCACGGACCTACAGTCCACGAATGGCACCACGGTTAATGACACCCCGGTGGACAACTGGCTGCTTGCTGATGGCGACGTCATCACTATCGGCCACTCTCACATCGAGGTCCGCATAGTCTGGCCCCAGGGCGCGTAG
- a CDS encoding CHY zinc finger protein, whose amino-acid sequence MEVTGRPRIRGVGVDAQGRCAHYHREVDVVALWCVTCQQFWACHACHEELANHRFGRAPVRGVAAVLCGACGFTMEAAQYQCVTQCPACGHGFNPGCAAHASRYFM is encoded by the coding sequence ATGGAAGTTACGGGCCGGCCGCGCATCCGTGGGGTGGGGGTGGACGCGCAGGGTCGGTGCGCGCATTATCACCGCGAGGTCGATGTGGTGGCGCTGTGGTGTGTGACGTGCCAACAGTTTTGGGCGTGCCACGCGTGTCACGAGGAGTTGGCCAACCATCGGTTTGGCCGCGCGCCGGTGCGCGGGGTGGCCGCGGTGCTGTGCGGGGCTTGCGGTTTCACGATGGAGGCGGCGCAGTATCAGTGCGTCACGCAGTGCCCGGCGTGCGGGCATGGCTTCAATCCGGGGTGCGCGGCTCACGCGTCGCGCTACTTTATGTAG
- the bioB gene encoding biotin synthase BioB — translation MNAVLDRARTHALDQGIGINQADIQAILELPEQEVAQALDLAHQVRLRWCGDMVEVEGIISLKTGGCPEDCHFCSQSGLFESPVRAVRLDIDELVEAAKHTAKTGATEFCIVAAVKGPNEALMRQVIEAIGVIEREVDINVSVSIGILTQEQADRLKEAGAHRYNHNIETARSFFPQVVTTHAWEDRVATLERVRRAGMEVCCGGIIGMGETIAQRAEFVAQLAQLAPEEVPLNFLDPRPGTPFAHRPVIQPPEALRAIAAARLAMPRAVIRYAGGRELALGPEGAEKGLLGGINALIVGNYLTTLGRPMETDIDMLGRLHLPIQALSKVV, via the coding sequence ATGAACGCCGTATTGGACCGCGCCCGCACGCACGCCCTGGACCAGGGCATAGGCATTAACCAAGCAGATATCCAGGCAATTCTGGAGCTGCCCGAACAAGAAGTAGCCCAGGCCCTCGACCTGGCCCACCAGGTGCGGCTGCGCTGGTGTGGCGACATGGTGGAGGTAGAGGGCATTATTTCGCTGAAGACTGGCGGGTGCCCCGAGGATTGTCATTTTTGTTCCCAGTCGGGATTGTTTGAGTCGCCGGTGCGGGCGGTGCGCCTGGATATCGATGAGCTGGTTGAGGCCGCCAAACACACCGCGAAGACGGGGGCGACGGAGTTTTGCATTGTCGCCGCGGTCAAGGGCCCCAATGAGGCGCTGATGCGCCAGGTCATTGAGGCGATCGGGGTCATCGAGAGGGAGGTAGACATTAACGTCTCGGTGTCCATCGGCATCCTCACCCAGGAGCAGGCGGACCGGCTCAAGGAGGCCGGCGCGCACCGCTATAACCACAACATTGAAACCGCTCGCTCGTTCTTTCCCCAGGTGGTGACCACCCACGCGTGGGAGGACCGCGTGGCTACTTTGGAGCGGGTGCGCCGGGCGGGCATGGAGGTGTGCTGCGGCGGGATCATCGGCATGGGGGAGACCATTGCCCAGCGCGCGGAGTTTGTGGCTCAGCTCGCGCAGCTCGCCCCGGAGGAGGTGCCGCTGAATTTCCTGGACCCGCGCCCCGGCACGCCTTTTGCGCACCGGCCGGTCATCCAGCCCCCGGAGGCCCTGCGCGCCATTGCTGCCGCCCGGCTGGCCATGCCGCGCGCCGTCATCCGCTACGCGGGCGGGCGCGAGTTGGCCCTGGGCCCGGAGGGTGCGGAAAAGGGCCTGCTCGGCGGCATTAACGCCCTGATCGTGGGCAATTACCTGACCACCCTGGGCCGGCCGATGGAAACGGACATTGACATGCTGGGCCGCCTGCATCTGCCCATCCAGGCGCTGAGCAAGGTGGTCTAA
- a CDS encoding M20/M25/M40 family metallo-hydrolase yields the protein MYEETVELLREMIRNACVNDFTPGSGQEVRNAQTLERFFAGTGVEVQRFEPEPGRVSVAFTVRGSGGSDAAGGAGDGGSGASGAEPLTLLGHTDVVPVDVDKWTHDPFAAEITPEGILYGRGAIDMLFITATMAAVTRQAARRAQAGTPPKADLTFVACADEEARGGLGARWLAEHHPDAFSWRNCLSETGGSHLPTADGSDAIVIYTGEKGAAQRRLHVTGDAGHGSAPYGRESAIALIGQVAQAIAACQSPVADSDVWHGFVNAFGLAPQAADAARTGQDYTTLGTLAPYAHAASHTTIAQTVLRAGGPINVLPSHAYLEMDIRPLPGVTQDDVDDMLRDALGPLADAVRIERLISEPATESPASGPLWEAMSSAIKEHFPDAAIVPVHATGGSDLRFARRLGGVGYGFALHERARDLAQVNAELHSHDEKLYLADLKLTLKAYQSVVEKMVY from the coding sequence ATGTACGAAGAGACCGTAGAACTGCTCCGCGAGATGATCCGCAACGCGTGCGTCAACGACTTCACCCCCGGCTCCGGGCAAGAGGTACGCAACGCGCAGACCCTGGAGCGCTTCTTTGCCGGCACCGGCGTGGAGGTGCAGCGCTTCGAGCCGGAGCCCGGGCGGGTGTCGGTAGCGTTCACGGTGCGCGGTTCTGGGGGCTCTGATGCCGCTGGCGGCGCCGGCGATGGCGGCTCCGGCGCTTCCGGCGCCGAGCCGCTGACTCTGCTCGGCCACACCGACGTGGTCCCCGTCGACGTCGATAAGTGGACCCACGACCCGTTTGCCGCAGAGATCACCCCCGAGGGCATCCTCTACGGGCGCGGCGCGATAGACATGCTCTTTATCACCGCCACCATGGCCGCGGTGACTCGCCAGGCCGCCCGGCGCGCCCAGGCCGGCACCCCGCCGAAGGCGGACCTGACCTTCGTGGCCTGCGCCGACGAGGAGGCCCGCGGCGGCCTGGGGGCGCGCTGGCTGGCAGAACACCACCCGGACGCGTTCTCCTGGCGCAACTGTCTGTCAGAGACTGGCGGCTCCCATCTGCCTACCGCCGACGGCTCGGATGCCATAGTCATCTACACCGGCGAGAAGGGCGCGGCGCAGCGCCGCTTGCACGTCACCGGGGACGCCGGGCATGGTTCTGCACCCTATGGGCGCGAGTCTGCCATCGCGCTGATTGGGCAGGTCGCGCAGGCTATTGCGGCGTGCCAGTCCCCGGTCGCCGACTCAGATGTGTGGCACGGTTTTGTTAACGCCTTCGGGCTTGCCCCGCAGGCTGCCGACGCCGCGCGCACCGGGCAGGACTACACGACGCTGGGCACGCTGGCGCCCTACGCGCACGCCGCCTCCCACACCACCATCGCGCAGACCGTGCTGCGCGCCGGCGGGCCCATCAACGTGCTGCCCTCGCACGCCTACCTCGAGATGGACATCCGGCCGCTGCCAGGCGTGACCCAAGACGACGTGGATGACATGCTGCGCGATGCCCTGGGCCCCCTGGCCGACGCGGTGCGCATCGAGCGCCTGATCAGCGAACCCGCCACCGAATCCCCCGCATCCGGGCCCCTGTGGGAGGCCATGTCGAGCGCGATCAAGGAGCACTTCCCCGACGCCGCGATCGTGCCCGTCCACGCCACCGGCGGGTCTGACCTGCGCTTTGCCCGCCGCCTCGGCGGGGTGGGCTACGGCTTTGCCCTGCACGAGCGCGCCCGCGATCTGGCGCAGGTCAACGCCGAGCTGCACTCGCATGATGAAAAGCTCTACCTGGCCGACCTGAAGCTGACCCTCAAGGCCTACCAGTCGGTGGTGGAGAAGATGGTGTACTAG
- a CDS encoding DinB family protein, with product MFASLIEDLASRPAASLDALPALSLEQLGAHPAGHANSIAWLLWHTGRELDMQTAELTGGEEIWTARGFRERMDLGELGDSMGYGHTPEQAAQIVFAQASDQQVAADYIRACAEALGEYARGLSPQQWEEIIDDSWDPPVSRGVRIVSVLVDALEHLAQAAYAAAVV from the coding sequence ATGTTCGCTTCGCTGATTGAGGATCTTGCTTCCCGCCCCGCCGCGAGCCTGGACGCCCTGCCGGCTTTGAGCCTGGAGCAGTTGGGCGCGCACCCGGCGGGTCACGCCAATTCGATTGCCTGGCTGTTGTGGCACACGGGCCGCGAGCTGGATATGCAGACCGCGGAGCTGACCGGTGGGGAGGAGATCTGGACCGCCCGGGGTTTCCGGGAGCGCATGGACCTGGGGGAGCTTGGCGATTCGATGGGCTACGGCCACACCCCGGAGCAGGCCGCGCAGATCGTGTTTGCGCAGGCCAGCGACCAGCAGGTGGCGGCGGACTACATCCGCGCCTGTGCGGAGGCGCTGGGGGAGTATGCGCGGGGTTTGAGCCCGCAGCAGTGGGAAGAAATCATCGACGACAGCTGGGATCCGCCGGTCAGCCGCGGGGTGCGCATTGTTTCTGTGCTTGTCGACGCCCTCGAGCACCTCGCCCAGGCAGCCTACGCCGCCGCGGTGGTCTAG
- a CDS encoding peptide MFS transporter: protein MTQPTETPSRERTFLGQPWGLANLFGVEMWERFSFYGMQSLLAFYLYYSVGEGGLGVNEGTALAIVGAYGGFVYMMALVASFISDRILGPERTLFYSAILVMVGHIALALLPGFFGLTLGLVCVGLGSGGVKTAAQVVLGDLYTREDPKRDSGFSIFYMAVNIGALFGPLLTGWAWGFENFHRGFGLAAIGMALGLTQYVLMRKTTIGVAGATVPSPLPRSHYMAWIIGALAIIAVAVGVLTSGILPLDKLPWVMTLIALAVSIVMIYQMCTSELTSAVERSRVLGFIPLMVGCVLFFAIFQSQFTVLALYTDKRVNLDINLGFVEGTLSPNFIQSINPLFIVIFSGIFAAAWTKLAERQWSSPVKFAVAMCIIGASLFLFLPYVGGGPKSTPLLMMVLLLFLFTMGELLLSPIGNSLATKVAPEAFKSRMFAAWLMGVSMGSSLSGILGGKYEAAMTAGAAAERTFFLTTGIGAIVLGLIIFAARGWVLKKFVDVR, encoded by the coding sequence ATGACACAGCCCACCGAGACCCCCTCGCGCGAGCGCACCTTCTTAGGCCAACCCTGGGGGCTAGCCAACCTCTTTGGCGTAGAGATGTGGGAGCGCTTCAGCTTCTACGGCATGCAGTCCCTGCTCGCCTTCTACCTCTACTACTCCGTCGGCGAAGGCGGACTAGGCGTCAACGAAGGCACCGCGCTAGCCATCGTCGGCGCCTACGGCGGCTTCGTCTACATGATGGCCCTGGTCGCCAGCTTCATCTCCGACCGCATCCTCGGCCCCGAACGCACCCTGTTCTACTCCGCCATCCTGGTCATGGTCGGCCACATCGCCCTGGCGCTGCTGCCCGGCTTCTTTGGCCTGACCCTGGGCCTGGTGTGCGTGGGCCTGGGCTCCGGCGGCGTCAAAACCGCAGCCCAGGTGGTCCTGGGCGACCTGTACACCCGCGAGGACCCCAAGCGCGACTCCGGCTTCTCCATCTTCTACATGGCCGTCAACATTGGCGCCCTGTTCGGCCCCCTGCTCACCGGCTGGGCGTGGGGCTTTGAAAACTTCCACCGCGGCTTTGGTCTAGCCGCCATCGGCATGGCGCTCGGCCTGACGCAATACGTGCTCATGCGCAAGACCACCATCGGCGTCGCGGGCGCAACCGTGCCGTCCCCGCTGCCCCGCAGCCACTACATGGCCTGGATCATCGGCGCCCTGGCGATCATCGCCGTCGCCGTCGGCGTGCTCACCTCCGGCATCCTGCCGCTGGACAAGCTGCCCTGGGTGATGACGCTCATCGCACTCGCCGTGTCCATCGTCATGATCTACCAGATGTGCACCTCCGAGCTGACCAGCGCCGTCGAACGCTCCCGCGTCCTCGGCTTCATCCCGCTCATGGTCGGCTGCGTCCTCTTCTTTGCCATCTTCCAATCCCAGTTCACCGTCCTGGCGCTCTACACCGACAAGCGCGTCAACCTGGACATCAACCTGGGATTCGTCGAAGGCACCCTGAGCCCCAACTTCATCCAATCCATCAACCCGCTGTTCATTGTCATCTTCTCCGGCATCTTCGCCGCCGCATGGACCAAGCTTGCCGAACGCCAATGGTCCAGCCCCGTCAAATTCGCCGTCGCCATGTGCATCATCGGCGCCTCCCTGTTCCTGTTCCTCCCCTACGTCGGCGGCGGCCCCAAGTCCACCCCGCTGCTGATGATGGTGCTGCTGCTCTTCCTGTTCACCATGGGCGAACTGTTACTCTCCCCGATCGGCAACTCGCTGGCCACCAAGGTCGCCCCCGAAGCATTCAAATCCCGCATGTTCGCAGCCTGGCTCATGGGCGTGTCCATGGGCAGCTCCCTGTCCGGCATCCTCGGCGGCAAATACGAGGCCGCCATGACCGCCGGCGCCGCCGCCGAACGGACGTTCTTCCTCACCACCGGCATCGGGGCGATCGTCCTCGGCCTGATCATCTTCGCCGCCCGCGGCTGGGTGCTCAAGAAGTTCGTCGACGTGCGCTAG
- a CDS encoding succinic semialdehyde dehydrogenase, with protein sequence MTNPAGPENSAAAGGAAESAAAAPEAAPEAAPESPDAITVTSPTSGAVLGTVPAHTQEDTQAAFARARAAQPAWAALPISRRREILLRYHDLVLDRQDELLDLIQDESGKSRMSAFEEVMDVAITARHCAYAAGRLLRERSAGIRGAALPLLTRTRIQREPVGVVGIIAPWNYPLTLAVSDGLAALAMGNTAVLKPDSQTPLTALKALDLLYEAGVPHDVFIPVTGRGTVVGQAIAQHCDFLMFTGSSATGAELAATAGRRLIGYSAELGGKNPLIIAPDADLARAVPGAISACFANTGQLCISIERIYVHAEVAAEFTQQFVAATKALRIGPGREWTTAVGSLISSEHARHVDELVRDAIDSGARVLTGARPLPQLGEAFYAPTVLTDVPATARLHREEVFGPVVYIQAVASIDEAIAHANDTDYGLNASVWAAPATGRAIATQLHAGTVNINEGFAAAWASTGAPMGGWKRSGQGRRHGDAGLLKYTETRTVAQQRLMPITNLTGTGAAAQARTMTSLLKAGKRILR encoded by the coding sequence ATGACCAACCCGGCAGGCCCAGAAAACTCAGCAGCAGCCGGCGGCGCCGCGGAAAGCGCAGCCGCCGCCCCGGAAGCCGCCCCGGAAGCCGCCCCGGAAAGCCCCGACGCCATCACCGTGACCTCCCCGACCAGCGGCGCGGTCCTGGGCACGGTGCCCGCTCACACCCAGGAAGACACCCAAGCTGCGTTTGCCCGGGCGCGCGCCGCCCAACCCGCCTGGGCTGCGCTGCCCATCAGCCGGCGCCGGGAGATCCTGCTGCGCTACCACGACCTCGTCTTAGACCGCCAAGACGAATTGTTAGACCTCATCCAGGACGAGTCCGGCAAGTCCCGGATGAGCGCGTTCGAGGAGGTCATGGACGTGGCTATTACCGCTCGGCACTGCGCGTATGCCGCAGGTCGGCTGCTGCGGGAACGCTCTGCCGGCATCCGTGGGGCGGCCCTGCCGCTGCTGACCCGCACGCGTATCCAGCGCGAGCCGGTCGGCGTGGTGGGCATCATCGCCCCCTGGAACTACCCGCTGACCCTGGCGGTCTCTGACGGCCTGGCCGCCCTGGCCATGGGCAACACCGCCGTGCTCAAGCCGGACTCCCAGACCCCGCTGACTGCGCTCAAGGCCCTGGACTTGCTCTACGAGGCCGGCGTGCCGCACGACGTGTTCATCCCCGTCACCGGGCGCGGCACAGTGGTGGGCCAGGCAATTGCCCAGCACTGTGACTTCCTCATGTTCACCGGCTCTTCTGCTACCGGTGCGGAATTGGCCGCCACCGCCGGGCGGCGCCTGATTGGTTATTCCGCAGAACTGGGCGGTAAAAACCCGCTGATTATTGCCCCGGATGCGGACCTCGCCCGCGCCGTTCCCGGCGCCATTTCTGCCTGCTTTGCCAACACCGGACAATTGTGCATTTCCATTGAGCGCATCTACGTCCACGCCGAGGTGGCCGCGGAGTTCACCCAGCAGTTCGTCGCCGCCACCAAGGCGCTGCGCATCGGGCCGGGGCGCGAGTGGACCACCGCGGTGGGCTCGCTGATCTCCTCCGAGCACGCCCGGCACGTCGATGAGCTGGTGCGCGACGCCATCGACAGCGGCGCCCGCGTGCTCACCGGGGCCCGCCCCCTGCCGCAGCTCGGCGAAGCCTTCTACGCCCCCACAGTGCTTACCGACGTCCCCGCCACCGCCCGCCTGCACCGCGAGGAGGTCTTCGGCCCCGTGGTCTATATCCAGGCCGTGGCCAGCATCGACGAGGCCATCGCCCACGCCAATGACACCGACTACGGCCTCAACGCCTCCGTCTGGGCCGCCCCGGCCACCGGGCGGGCCATCGCCACGCAGCTCCACGCCGGCACCGTGAACATCAACGAAGGCTTCGCCGCCGCGTGGGCGTCCACCGGCGCGCCCATGGGCGGGTGGAAGCGCTCCGGGCAGGGCCGCCGCCACGGCGACGCCGGGCTGCTCAAATACACCGAAACCCGCACGGTGGCCCAGCAGCGGCTCATGCCGATCACCAACCTCACCGGCACCGGCGCCGCCGCGCAGGCGCGCACCATGACCAGCCTGCTCAAGGCGGGCAAGCGGATCCTGCGCTGA
- a CDS encoding SDR family oxidoreductase, with translation MPNTIFISGAAQGIGAATAQRFLQAGWKVGAYDIAPVDYGHPNLRAGYLDVTDADSWDAALAQFADFTGGTLTALDNNAGIITDGPLAHADPHSVAAVIDVNCRGVALGARAAHPYLRATKGAQLVNICSASAIYGQRDVLVYSATKFFVKGFTEGLRLEWRKDGIRVVDVMPLWAKTGLAQVEAKSTRTLGVHITPELVADTVFSAVTPRGPWQRGKIHYGVSAPDKLLYWARSVSPDRISELVNRWIV, from the coding sequence ATGCCGAACACCATCTTCATCTCCGGGGCCGCCCAGGGCATTGGGGCTGCTACCGCGCAGCGTTTTCTTCAGGCGGGCTGGAAGGTGGGCGCTTACGATATCGCCCCCGTGGATTACGGCCACCCGAACCTGCGCGCGGGCTACCTCGACGTCACGGATGCCGATTCCTGGGACGCCGCCCTGGCCCAATTCGCCGACTTCACCGGCGGCACATTGACCGCCCTGGACAACAACGCCGGCATCATCACCGACGGCCCGCTGGCCCACGCCGACCCGCATTCCGTCGCCGCGGTCATCGATGTCAACTGCCGCGGCGTGGCCTTAGGTGCGCGCGCCGCCCACCCCTACCTGCGCGCCACCAAGGGCGCCCAGCTGGTCAACATCTGCTCGGCATCTGCGATCTACGGCCAGCGCGACGTGCTGGTCTATAGCGCAACCAAGTTCTTTGTCAAAGGCTTCACGGAGGGCCTGCGCCTGGAGTGGCGCAAGGACGGTATCCGCGTCGTCGACGTCATGCCCCTGTGGGCCAAGACCGGCCTGGCGCAGGTGGAGGCCAAGTCCACGCGCACCCTGGGCGTGCACATCACCCCGGAGCTGGTCGCCGATACTGTGTTCAGCGCCGTCACCCCGCGCGGGCCCTGGCAGCGCGGCAAGATCCACTACGGAGTCTCCGCGCCGGACAAGCTGCTGTACTGGGCGCGCTCCGTCAGCCCGGACCGGATCTCGGAGCTGGTCAACCGCTGGATTGTCTAA
- the amn gene encoding AMP nucleosidase: MSSGTKNPQAGTPQNRDDSLTPAQAVASLCDLYDNAAATAREIFATGDYERYRQVVYPRLTVEIHDWHPIDRSQPFGYVDEAGTYAAELSKPHLLRAYLTEQLTHLANNYTCTISVGPSDSRIPPEYIEGLGDVGEARRAGDLGDAVPRPTLDEVHDAIIDADWATFHAPVRPLFHFGPQRFDIACARIEHYTGIAPDSVQKYILFTNYAMHTREFVAFALEQLATPGSRYSALQLPNGTCLRPHDELPAQADIDVDSRTQMPRFDLVTPAGDGITMINIGVGPSNAKTITDCLAVLRPEAWIMIGHCAGLDGRMRIGDLILGNAYQRQDALLDAPIPADVPIPAVPEVQRALEASVEAIYGEDNTLMRTGTVLSTGDRNWEWRTPQELWEWLRGSTAVAVDMESCTLAANGYRYRIPYGTLLSVSDLPLHAVPKLPAQAQAFYSNSKKAHVMCAVRAVEYLAQNPARLRTRKLRRTIGEVAFR, from the coding sequence ATGAGCTCAGGCACGAAAAATCCGCAGGCAGGCACGCCGCAGAACCGGGACGATTCCCTGACCCCCGCCCAGGCGGTCGCCAGTCTCTGCGACCTCTACGACAACGCCGCGGCCACTGCCCGCGAGATTTTCGCCACGGGTGATTATGAGCGTTACCGCCAGGTGGTCTACCCGCGCCTGACGGTGGAGATCCATGATTGGCATCCGATCGATCGTTCGCAGCCGTTTGGCTACGTGGATGAGGCGGGCACGTATGCCGCGGAGTTGTCTAAGCCGCATCTGCTGCGCGCCTACTTGACCGAGCAGCTGACGCACCTGGCCAACAATTACACGTGCACGATCTCGGTGGGGCCGTCGGACAGCCGCATTCCGCCGGAGTACATCGAGGGCCTGGGTGATGTGGGGGAGGCGCGCCGGGCCGGCGATTTGGGCGATGCGGTGCCGCGCCCGACGCTCGATGAGGTCCACGATGCGATCATCGACGCCGATTGGGCTACCTTCCACGCCCCCGTGCGCCCGCTGTTTCACTTCGGCCCCCAGCGCTTTGACATCGCGTGCGCGCGCATTGAGCATTACACGGGCATCGCCCCGGATTCGGTGCAAAAGTACATTTTGTTTACCAACTACGCCATGCACACTCGCGAGTTCGTGGCCTTCGCGCTGGAGCAGCTGGCCACGCCGGGCTCGCGCTACAGCGCCCTGCAATTGCCCAACGGCACGTGCCTGCGGCCGCACGATGAGCTGCCTGCGCAGGCGGATATCGACGTCGATTCGCGCACCCAAATGCCCCGATTCGACCTGGTCACCCCGGCTGGCGATGGCATCACCATGATCAACATCGGCGTCGGCCCGTCGAACGCCAAAACGATCACCGACTGCCTGGCCGTCCTGCGCCCGGAAGCCTGGATCATGATTGGCCACTGCGCGGGCCTGGACGGGCGCATGCGCATCGGCGACCTCATCCTGGGCAATGCCTACCAGCGCCAGGATGCGCTTCTCGACGCCCCCATCCCCGCCGATGTGCCCATCCCTGCGGTCCCGGAGGTGCAAAGAGCACTAGAGGCCAGCGTGGAAGCCATCTACGGCGAGGACAACACGCTCATGCGTACCGGCACTGTCTTAAGTACCGGGGACCGCAACTGGGAATGGCGCACCCCCCAAGAGCTGTGGGAATGGCTGCGCGGCTCCACCGCCGTGGCCGTAGACATGGAATCCTGCACGCTAGCCGCCAACGGCTACCGCTACCGCATCCCCTACGGCACACTGCTCTCGGTTTCCGATCTCCCCCTCCATGCCGTGCCCAAACTACCCGCCCAGGCACAGGCTTTTTATTCAAACAGCAAGAAAGCACACGTCATGTGCGCGGTTCGTGCTGTAGAGTATCTGGCACAGAACCCGGCTCGCCTGCGCACCCGCAAGCTGCGTAGGACGATCGGGGAGGTGGCGTTTAGGTAG
- a CDS encoding transposase gives MADIRKLGPTLKRHYNDILAYFDHSKTSNGPTEAING, from the coding sequence ATTGCTGATATACGCAAACTGGGACCCACCTTAAAAAGACACTACAACGACATCTTGGCCTACTTCGACCACTCCAAAACCAGCAACGGACCTACCGAAGCCATTAACGGGTGA
- a CDS encoding transposase, with protein MTQIINNLRTGVPDGMDELRQPGRSLHRRREEILALFGTGASSGPDEGINIRGDHLQGSALGFRNIGHYILLSLFHFGGLHADTN; from the coding sequence ATGACCCAGATCATCAACAATCTACGGACAGGAGTGCCTGATGGAATGGACGAACTACGCCAGCCGGGGCGTTCCCTCCATCGTCGCCGCGAGGAAATCTTGGCGCTCTTTGGCACCGGAGCATCCAGCGGTCCCGACGAAGGGATCAATATCAGAGGCGATCACCTGCAGGGAAGCGCCCTAGGTTTCCGAAACATTGGGCACTACATTCTGCTGTCCCTCTTTCACTTCGGAGGTCTGCACGCGGACACCAATTAA